A genomic region of Eucalyptus grandis isolate ANBG69807.140 chromosome 5, ASM1654582v1, whole genome shotgun sequence contains the following coding sequences:
- the LOC120293875 gene encoding aquaporin NIP1-1-like: protein MPLLVVTRGIFYGLPSDVEVECVEIDYPTIPGLTFIRVHAIVMYDDLHHTNSLDDSVSSRRSASSPGVLPSKPESMTRQWGSRELWQITDIGDISSQREANKANLGRPHAVTAHEREFRTFGTKSFDPKFLKMLQLIAEVFGTYFLIFAGCGSVAVNLDNEKVVTLPGISMVWGLAVMVLVYSVGHISGAHFNPAVTVAFATCRRFPWNQVLPYITAQVIGSTLACGTLRLLFTGKLNHFVGTQPAGSDVQALVFEFIITFYLMFIVSGVGTDNRARGEFAGLVVGATVLLNVLFAGPITGASMNPARSLGPAIVSHHYAKLWIYIVAPIVGAISGAWVYNLMRFTDKPIREITGSSSTLESIYGNDLSKYTGHTDYSPV from the exons ATGCCGCTCCTTGTTGTCACGCGGGGCatcttttacggccttccttcggatgtggaggtcgagtgCGTGGAGATTGACTATCCTACCATTCCTGGTCTTACGTTTATTCGGGTTCATGCGATAGTGatgtacgat GACTTGCACCACACGAACTCGCTCGATGATTCGGTCTCATCCAGAAGAAGTGCGTCCAGTCCTGGCGTTTTGCCGAGTAAACCGGAGTCGATGACGAGACAGTGGGGTTCAAGAGAG CTTTGGCAGATCACTGACATTGGTGATATTTCAAGCCAACGTGAAGCAAACAAGGCTAATCTAGGAAGGCCTCATGCAGTAACAGCTCATGAGAG AGAATTTAGGACTTTCGGTACGAAAAGTTTTGATcccaaatttctcaaaatgttgCAGTTGATCGCGGAGGTCTTTGGGACGTACTTCTTGATATTCGCCGGTTGCGGGTCGGTGGCGGTGAACTTGGACAACGAAAAGGTGGTGACGCTTCCAGGGATATCGATGGTGTGGGGTTTGGCGGTGATGGTGTTGGTGTACTCGGTCGGGCACATCTCCGGCGCCCATTTCAACCCGGCCGTCACCGTTGCTTTCGCCACCTGCAGGAGGTTTCCATGGAATCAG GTGCTTCCCTATATAACGGCGCAAGTTATTGGATCGACATTGGCGTGCGGGACGCTGCGGTTGCTCTTCACCGGAAAGCTCAATCATTTCGTGGGGACACAACCGGCCGGTTCGGATGTGCAAGCGCTCGTCTTTGAGTTCATCATCACTTTTTACCTCATGTTCATCGTCTCCGGCGTTGGCACCGACAATAGAGCA AGAGGAGAATTCGCCGGTCTTGTTGTTGGTGCAACCGTCTTGCTCAACGTGTTGTTTGCAGG GCCAATAACGGGAGCATCAATGAACCCGGCAAGGAGCTTGGGTCCGGCGATAGTGTCTCACCATTACGCCAAGCTGTGGATCTACATAGTGGCACCAATAGTCGGGGCAATTTCCGGGGCATGGGTCTACAACCTGATGCGGTTCACCGACAAGCCCATCCGAGAAATCACCGGGTC gtcaagcacattggaaagc atataTGGCAACGATCTTTCAAAGTATACTGGtcacacggattattcaccggtatga